DNA from Ciconia boyciana chromosome 23, ASM3463844v1, whole genome shotgun sequence:
TAGTTAAAATCTAGAGACAGAATTATGCAAGTAAATGGCTGAAACTCCACCTGTAATGCACTTCTGCTAAGCTTTGTTTCTACTAAGCCATCAGCCTTTAAGTTCTCTACTTGCATTGCAGTAGCACAAAGTCCTCATAGTGTTAGCAATAGCCAGCACCCTTTCTGCCTTAATaatatgctgcttttaattCCCCATACCCATCCATTTTCCCTAGCCTCTGCTCCATACACCCTCAGTCTTCACCATTGGTGATCCTGAGAAAATAGCTGCTGCTTATGGAGTGATTTAGCAACCCTTGACATAGGAACTCAGGTTTTTGCCCTTGCAATTGTCTCTCCAGACATacctggaaaagaaacacatgaTTTAATTTGAGAAGTTAGATAATGATTGAAttggttataaaaaaaaaaccttggtTAGTCTTTGAGAGTCTTGGGTGAAGAAAGCTGGGCATGAAAGATATGAATCAATGAAAACTCTGATGAGCTCAATCTagggagctgggggaaggggaaggaaacaaaagggagagttctgggaggggagggaaactTAGGGAGTTAGAGCAGATGCTGGGAGCCAGGACTCCTCAGTTCTCCCTTCAGCTCTAGGAGAAGGACTGTGCTAAACTTTACCAAATACAGCTTCTCACccatttctccccctccccagtcaatagcaggattttcttttgtctcctcTGCCCACTCTTCCCCAGTGCCCACTGCAAATATCCTTACGAGGGACTGAAGAAAGCAATCTTCTTGGCACACCGAATATCATCCTCAGTATTATCATCTTGAAATTCTgtagagaagggagaaaaagtcAGTATGGAGGAAAGAAGGGTAGAGGGAGAGCAGGGATAGATGGGCAGAGGGAAAGGTGTTCATCAGGAAGGGTGGGTGGGATACTGAGGAAATGGATGAATAGAAGGACACATGGAGAGAAACGCCCAGAGCAGCTGCTAAGCAGATGTCATGGACAGATCAGGGTACTTTCATAGAGTGGACGAAGAAAGGCTCTTTGTTCTGTCCCACCACTTACTTGAGCGACTGATATGGCAGACATTCTTGGATCCATGGGTCTTGCCATCCTCACACGAGTGAGATCAGCTGGCTGTTGATCTGAAAGATCCCATAGTCCCTGCTCACACCATTGCCATGAAACACTTTAGTGTTGTAAACTGCAGTCATGTTTCACCAGGCAGATTCCTGCAGCAGGAAGAGAGAGCCCAGAGGAGGAATATCAAGGTATGCTCAGGGTAAATAAGAGGAAAGAGATGAACAGATCAAGGATGAATGAAGAGCTGGAGAAGTAATTAAACTGGTGATATCGTAAGTCTGAGAAATGGATGGACAAATGCTTGGAAGGATAAAGCTCTGGATGGGTATTTGTTGTGTAAGCAATAGAAGGGGGCAAGGAAGGGGATGAGGAAGAGATGATGAAGTCAAAGGAATGGAGGGATAGAATAGTACTGCTGGAAGATTacaaagaagctgagagggACAAGGGTGGTATAGGCAGAGAGGTGCAATGGGAACTCATTATACTCACAGTCAGCTACAGTTTTCCCCATGAAGCCCTCAAAGCCATGCTGACGTAGGATCTTCACCAAGTCACATTGGGGGATGACTTTTCCCTGGGTGCCGGGCAGAGCCAGGCCAAGGTAGACAAGAAGAAAGCCAAAGAAGAGCATTGACTCTCTCATAATGCAATCCACAGCAAGGAAGTGCCAAAGCGACTTgagctgtctgtctgtcaggACTGCCTTCAATGCCAGCCTGCTCCCAGGGGGAGGACCAACTGGCTAGCCAAGCATGACTGGGAAGTGTGGGAGGCCTTTACAGTAACAAGCCAATAAGGAAGTGGGCCAAAAGCCAAAGACAATTCCTGGAGGATGCCAGTACCTATTTCACCAGCCCTGCAAGGCTGGGGCATGTGCATGCCACAGACAATCCAGCAATTCCCAGTTCAATATTCCAAAGGCCAGAAGTCAGGGACAGAGTTGTTCCAAGAAAGAAATTTAGTGATAGCATTGAGATCATGGTTGTGGTTGCCATAGGAGTTGAGCTGGGATTTACCTACGAGTAAAGGCTGGGAAAACACCAAGAGTCACATTTACAGTAACATAAAAGACTGAGTTTACAATTAAATTATAGTTACCTATGGGTTAGCCTTAGGTTTATTCTATTGATGCAATTTAGAATTGTCCTATGATTTGAGGGTAGGGTTGCTATAGGGTTGCATTTTTGGGTAATCGCAAGAACTGAGGTCACCTCAGGTTGCTCT
Protein-coding regions in this window:
- the LOC140643346 gene encoding LOW QUALITY PROTEIN: lysozyme C-like (The sequence of the model RefSeq protein was modified relative to this genomic sequence to represent the inferred CDS: deleted 2 bases in 2 codons; substituted 1 base at 1 genomic stop codon); the encoded protein is MRESMLFFGFLLVYLGLALPGTQGKVIPQCDLVKILRQHGFEGFMGKTVADXICLVKHDCSYNTKVFHGNGVSRDYGIFQINSQLIHSCEDGKTHGSKNVCHISRSKFQDDNTEDDIRCAKKIAFFSPSYVWRDNCKGKNLSSYVKGC